The genome window AACCGCTTCGAGCCCGTTGGGCATGCCGGTATCGCGCATGATCTTGATCAGTGCTTGCGCCAACAGCTCGCCCGCGGCCGACGCATCGGCGCCGCGCACGTCCGCGCCGAGCAGCTCCGCCGCCCACAGATGCCGGTGCGGATCGGCCTCGGCGGTCCACCGAAACACCGCCGGCGCGTTGAGGATCACCGCCATCCCATGCGGCACCAGCGGATGATCGACGTGATACGCCGCTGGACGGAACGAACGCACCATTCCGGCAACCGGATATGACATGGCGTGCGGCAGATGGACGCCGGCGTTGCCGAACCCGATGCCGGCGAAAGCCGCCGCCAGCAGCATTTGCCCGCGCGCCTCGACATCGGATGGATCGGTGATCGCGCGCGTCATGTGGGCGGCGACCATGCGGATCGCCGTGGACGACCACACGTCGCTGATCGGATTCGCACCCTGATACGGCGGGCGCAAGTCGGGACGTTCCGGCGCGGGGCGCTGATTGTACGGCACGGAGGTCAGCGACTCGATGGCGTGGCTCAGCACATCGAGCCCGGTGCTGGCGGCGACCAGCGGTGGCATGGTGGCCGTGTTGAGCGGATCGACGACGCCCATCACCGGACGCAGGAAACGATGCGAAATGCCGGTCTTCACGTGGCGTTCGACGAGGTCGAAGATGGCGACGCCAGTCGTTTCGCTGCCGGTGCCGGCCGTGGTCGGGACGGCGATCAGCGGCTTGACCGGGCCGGGGATCGGCTTGGCGCGGCCGATAGGCGCGTTGACGTAGTCGAGAAGGTCGTCGGTCGGATAGCTCGCGTACAGGTTGGCGGCCTTCGCCGTGTCGATCACCGAGCCGCCGCCGACCGCCACGAATCCGTCGGGCTGGACCTCCTGCGCGACCGCGATCGCCAGCTTGAACGACTCGTCGGTGGGTTCGATGCGCACGCCGTCGAAGATGGTCGTCTCGACCCCGGCTTGCCGGCACGACTCGAGCACGGTTTCGACCATCGTGCTGTCACGCAGGTTGCGGTCGGTGACGACGAGCGCGCGGGCAACGGCGAACCGGCGCAGATCGGCCCCGACCTCGCGCGTGGCGCCGACGCCGTACTTGATGTTGGACGTCTCCATCGTGAAGACGGTTTCGAGGCTCATGGCGTGAACCCTCACGTGCGCCGTGCTTGGCCGAGTATAGCGCATCGGCTAAACACGGGAGGCTAGGGGGCTGTAGTTGGCGCTGGCGTCGATGCTGCCGTGGTGGCTGGGATCTGTGTCGGATAGGGTTGCGTTGTCTGCCGATAACCGAGCGCATCGATATATGTCACTTGGTAAGGCGTTCTCCAAGTTGCCACCGCAAGTAAAGGCGGAATGTCCAACGTGTCCACAATCGTCTTGTCCGACATACGCCAGACTCTGGCGATCTGACGGCCCACACCTAGCAAAAAGTCCTCATGCGGACTCCATTGTAGGCTGCGAGTTTCAAGAAGTGTGCCTTTGAGTGCGTTCAGTGATCCATCAACTGAATTCCATAACACGATTTGACCGTCAAGCGTGGCGATTGCCAGCCCGGTTCCATCCGCATTCCACTCCAGGCGCGTAGACTCTAGAGGTTTACCTTGTGAGTCTACAAGATCCGTGACCGAATCCGTAATGAAGTCAAAGATCAGCGTACTTGCAAGATCACACACAGCCAATCTGTCCAGTGAGGGATGGAATCTGGCGCAAAATGCTGTCGTCGGTGTGGTTATGGTGTCGACCAACTCGCCGGAGCTCGAATCAAATATGGAGACAACTTCGCTGTCGGCGAAGACTACCGAGATTTGGCTGCCGTCTCGATTCCAGCTGATTGATACGGCTGGTCGTTGATTAAATGACGTGACTTCCGTAAGCGTAGTCCCGGTGAAGGGATCCCAAATCAAGACGTTTCCCTCATCATCGCTCGACGCTACGCGGTCTGCTGTGTCGCTTATCTTGATTTCCCAAACATAGGTTGAATGTCCATTGAAGGTTGTCACCAGATCATCTGTGTTGGTATCTCGAACAACGATGTCTCCGTCAATCTTAGCTTCGATATAGTACTCGCCGTAATCGCTATAGATCAGATGTGTTGTCCGTAGGGCATCGGGTTGAAACGCGGCAAGCGACATCACATCAGCGAAGCGCGCGTTCACCTCTCCAAGGATGATTGCGATGTGCAGGGATGTCAGCTGCGGTCCGGAAGCAATGACCGTCTCGAGATAGTCCTCGAAGACTTGCACGTGGAGCGGGTCGCCATCGTTGGGTTGGGCGTGCACCAGTGCCGAGATCAAAGCCAGCAGAAGGAAACCTAAGAATATCATGCGTACCATGATGACTTCCCTGTAACATCCGCCATCTGCGTGTTTAGTGTACCGCGGCCCCTGCGGCAAATCGTGCTGGAGATAGTCCGAAAGGTTGGCGTCGAATTTCGAGGACCCCAGCGTGCCGTCGATAGCCTTCAGCGTATGATGACACGCCGCGCAGCTTCAACGTGCGTTTGCATGGCGGGCGCGTGACGGATGTCACGACGAATCAGCCGCGGTTTCTCACGAAGGGTTGCGCAGAACCGGGACGTTGTGCTGATGCGGTCTTGGGCGCGAGGACGTCCGCGATGGTTTTCGTTATGTATGTGCCACTTCTCAATAGTCGGGTGGCTGCGTGCCATAGTCCCAGGGGTTGACGACCGCAAGGCCGTCAATCAGCGCGAAGTCTGCGGTGTTGCGCGTGGCCAACGGCATACGGTGCGCCAGCGCAATCGCGGCGATCTGGGCGTCCTCAACGCTGATAGGCCGGCCGGCGCGTGTCCGGACAGACACGATGCGCGCGTAATGACGGGCTGCGTCCTCATCGAAGGGCAGGCAGCGCCCGGCAAAGTCCTCCGCGAACATCGCCGCCGCCGCCTGACTGAGAGCCTCCTGACGCTTGCCAGCGGGCATGAGTAGGAGCCCCAGTTCGATCTCTGCGCGGCTGATGGCGCTCGTATAGACCTCGCCCGCGGGCTGCTCGTCCAGCCAAGACACTACCCGGGCCGACGGTTGCGGGCGCATGAACTCGGACAGCACGTTGGTATCGAGCAGGATCACGACGGGTCATCCCATTGGGGCGCGCTGCGCGGCAGCTGCCGGTCCGGCACGGCGAACTCCTCGGTGGAAAGCCCGGCAAAACGATCTTGCAGGCGTTTGCCAAGGCCGGAGGGCGCGTCGGTCGGACGCAGGGCCTCTTTCAGGATGCGCCGCACTTCCTCTTCCATCGAAACCCCATGGTGCGCCGCCCGAATGCGTAGCCTCTGCTTGGTGGCATCGTCCAAGTTGCGGATGGTCAGGGTGGTCATCGTCCGCCTCCGAAACGGGGTGAGATCGATGCAAGCATTGTATGCAATGCATGCAATGCTGTCAATGTGTCTGGCAGCGTCAACGTGCGTTTGCATGGCGCGCGCGTGACGGATGTCACGACGAATCAGCCCCAGACTCCGCACGAATGGTCGAGCGAAGCCGGGGCTGAGTACTGACGTGGTGTTGGTGCGAACTTACAGCGGCAGGTTGACCCACCGGCGCTCGCGAAACGACATCTCGACAGCGTTGATGATCTCTTGCACCTTGGCGCTCTGCGCGAAGTTGCCCTGATTCTCGTCGCCGCCGTTGACGATCTCTTCCATGAAGTTGTGGACGAGGTTGGCGTAGTACATCGAGGGCCACGGCTCGCCGGGGGTGTAGCCGGGCGGGAAGTAGCTGTCCGGGATGTCGACCGGCACGAACTCGACCGCATCGGGCTTGGCCTGATGCAGCGTCTGCATCACGCCGAATTCCTCGACCAGCCGGCAGATCAGCGCGCCTTCCGACCCGTACACGCGCGCTTCGAGGCCGGGGTAGTTGCCGACCGTCACGTAGCTGGACTGGATCGAGCAGAACGCGCCGCTCTCGTATTCGCCGATGTAGATGTCGCCGTCGTCGATGTTGGTGCGCATCACGCGGCCGTCGACCGCGGTGCGGTACGGGACGAAGTTGCGCATCGTGCCGACCACGCTTTTGATGTCGCTGTCCATGAACAACAGGCTGAGGTCGATGATCGGCGCGCCGTAGCCTTCCAGCGACGACACGCGGATTTCGGGCAGCTCGGTCTCGGGGATCAGGTCCATCTTGGTGACCGGGATGGTCGGGCTGATGAACTGCGAATTCTGCTCGTAGCCGTTGAAGATGAACTGCTCGCCGACGAAGCCGTCGCGGATCAGGTCGCGCATGTACATCATCGCCGGGGCATAACGGAAGGTCAGGCCGACCTTCGTCTTGAGTCCCTTGGACGCGGCGAGATGGTGCGCCTTCCATGTGTTGCGGTAATCGTGGGCGACCGGCTTCTCGCACAGCGTGTGCTTGCCGGCCTCGAGCGCCGCGAAGGCGAGGACTTCATGGTTGTCGCGTTCATGCGATGTCCCCCGCGTGCACACGTCAATGACGTCGATGTCGTCGCGCGCGAGCATCTTCTCGTAATCGGTATAGACGTGCGGGATATTGAACGTCGCCGCGCGGGCCTTTGCCATGTCTTCGTTCAGGTCGCAAATGGCGACCAGCTCGGAGTGGGGCGAACGCGCAAAACCGGGCAGGTGCGCGCTGTTGGCCCAACGCCCAGCTCCGATGACGCCAACACGCAACTTTTCAGCCATGATGACTCAGTCTCCCTGTGTAAACGGCGATTATTCGGTGGATTCGCGCGGCTCGGAGACCACGTAGGTCATCGCGCCACCTTCGATTTGAGCGAGCATGGGCCGTAGCAGCATAACGGCGGTGCGATCGTACGGTGCACGGAATTCTTCACGGGTGGCGAATGTCGACGGATCGACCATGCGCCCCAACAGCGTGCCTTTGGCGACGATCGTGCCGACTGTCTCGACGCCGACTTCCGGGATGAAGACGCCGCCGGCACGTGGGCGCAGCACGGTCGTCGCTTTGACGGAGATCGCCGGCGACGCGATCGGCGCGGGCGGGGTGCGTGGTGCGATGACCCCAGTGACGGTCAGCACGCGGTACAAGCCGTCCGCGATGCGGTCCGCCCATGCCGATTCCTGCACGCTCCGGCCACCCATCTCGATGGCGACGCAGCGCACACCCTGTGAACGCGCATAGCCGGTCAACGTCACGGCGCGGTCGGGCGCGTCGACGACGAACGGCGCGGGCACCGCGTCGGCGAGGGCTTCACCGCCCTGCATGCGGAACACGAAGGCATTGACGCACCAGCTTCCGCCGCCGTGCAGGTCGATCGCGACGTCGGCGCCTTTCAGCGCGTGTTCGACGAGCGTATGCGCGACGACTTCGGTGTACGAGCCGTCGGGCGAGCCCGGGAAATTGCGGTTGAGATCGAGCTGATCGACGGGGGCGTTGCGCGTGTCGGCCCGCATCGCCAGCGGGTTGCTGACCGGGACAATTCGAATCGTTCCGGCTAGCTCGTCCACGGTAACGCGGTCGAGCAGACGATGGATGGCCAGACCGCCCCATGGCCCCTCGTCGCCGTGCACGCCGGCGGTGATCAGCGCCACCGGGCCACTAGACCCGACACTGCCGACACTGATGTTGAGCGTGCCCTCAGCGGATGGGGCAGGGACGGGGTGGTGCGACCAGCGAATCGAGTCGCGAAGGTGGGTCATGAGCGAGGCCGACCTTTCTGTCGCGGGCCGGATTTGTTGACAAGCATGGTAGCGCTTTCTATAATTGTCGATTGTCGACTATCGACAAGGGTGAGAGTATACGCAGTCGGTTTTCGACTGTCAAGCTGGCACGGCGAGATAAGACCCCCGCGCTGGCATAGCTCGGCCCCCCGTTCGACAATTCAGTGCCTGTAATTCTTGGGAGGAGTTACGCCATGTCGTTTCGCATCAATCCGGGAAGCCGACTGCTCATGGTCGTCGCCCTAGCACTCGCCCTGATCCTCACCGGATCATTTGGGGCGATGGCGCAGGGCAGAACCACCCTCAATGTCGGTATCGCCAACAACGTCGATACCCTTGACCCGAACGTGACGACGTTCTCGTCGGTCGGCGTGATCATGCTGCACGTCTTTGAACCGCTTGTATATCAGGATCCGCTCGGCACCTTCCACCCCGGCCTTGCCGCCAGCTGGGAGATCAACGACGACGCGACCGAATACACCTTCACCTTGCGCGAAGGCGCGGCGTTCCACGATGGGACGCCGGTAAATGCCGAGGCGGTCAAATTCACCTTCGACCGTATTGCCGACCCCAACACCGTCTCGCAGTTGGCGATCAGCCTGTTAGGGCCGTACGCTGAAACGGTGGTCGTGGACGAGCTGACGTTCACAGTGCGTTTCAACAGCCCGTATGCGCCGTTCCTAAACTCGGCCTCGACGCCGTACCTCGCGCCGTCCTCGCCTTCAGCCATTCAGGCAGCGGGAGCAGAATACGGTCAGACGACCGTTGTCGGTGCTGGGCCGTTCCAACTTGAGTCTTACGTGCCGAACTCGGAAGTCGTGCTGGTGCGCAACGAAAACTACAGCGGCGGCGAGGGCGTGGCCGAGGTGTTCGGCATGAACGGGCCATCTGGCCTCGAGCGCATCGTCTTCAAGATCGTGCAGGATCCGGCGACCCGACTCGCTGCGCTCGAAAGCGGTGAGGTTGACTTCATTGACCGCGTGCCTGAGCTGGATGTAGAGCGCCTGTCGGGTGACTCCGCACTTGTGATCGAGCAGATCCCGCAGCCCGGCCACGGCCATTCGCTGATGATGAACGTCGAGAAATTCCCCACGAGCGAGCTGGCAGTGCGGCGTGCGATCGCCCATTCGATTGACAAGCAGGGGCTGATCGACATCGTCTTCAACGGGTTTGGCACGCCGGCATGCAGCGCGCTGACTCCGGTGATGTTTGGCTTCGATCCGGCGAGCTGCGACTATCTGCCGTTCGACCGCGAACTGGCCGCCTCGATCCTCGAGGAAGCCGGCTGGGTCGACAGCGATGGCGATGGTGTGCGTGAAAAGGACGGACAGCGCCTGACCATCGAGCACTACTTCCGGGCCGATAACCCGCAAGGCAGCGCGATGGCGACCTACATGCAGGGTGACCTCGCGACAGTCGGTATCGAGGTCGTCCTGAACGGCCAGACGCAGGCCGGTTACTTCGACGCCGTGCGCTCCGGTCAACACAACTCGCAGAACTGGTGGGACACGTGGACCGACCCGGACGGCATGCGCGTGCTGTTCGACTCGTCGCGCGCCGACGGCGGCACGAACCGCAACCGCTATCGCAGCGAGGCGATGGACGCCGTTCTGCTCGAGGCCGCCAGCAAGGCCGACCCGGCCGAACGCGTTGCGCTGTACGCAGAGGCGCAGAAGATCGCCGCGGACGACGCCGTAATGGTGTACTTTGTTGACCCGCTCCTGCTCTATGGGTACAGTACGTCGTTGTCCGGTGTGAAGTTCTTGGGCGGCGGCAACCTGCCGAACTTCTACGCCGCATCGATCTCCGGCTAAAGGCCGAACCGAGTCGCGGGGCGGGCCGCAGGTTCGGTCCGTCCCGCGCTTTTTTTGCCCATGATCCGGTTCCTCTCGCTACGCCTGCTGCAAGCCGTTCCAACCGTGCTGCTCGTCAGCATTCTGGTCTTCCTGATGCTGCATGCGATCCCCGGTGACCCGGCCGAGATCTACCTGGGCGACCGGCAGACCAGCCCCGAGCAGCTTGAGATTATCCGCGAACAAATGGGACTGAACCGGCCGATTCCGGTGCAGTACCTTGATTACATGTTCAACGTAATGCGGGGCGACCTTGGCACATCTCTAAACTCGCGACGGCCCGTGCTGGACGAGATTCTGGTGCGTCTGCCGCACACCATCGAACTGACTGTCGCCGCGGTACTCATTAGTACGACGCTGGGCCTTGGGCTCGGGATTCTCGCGGCGCTCAAGCACAATACGATCATTGACAGTGGCGCGATGCTGGTGGCGTTGATCGGTATCTCGATGCCGGTGTACTGGTCGTCGCTGCTGCTAATCGTCGTGCTGTCCGTCGAACTGCGATGGCTTCCGCCGATTGGTCAAGGCAGCCTCGATCGACTGATCATGCCGGCGCTGGCGCTGGGCCTGCTGTCGGCCGGATCGCTGGCGCGTCTGGTGCGCTCGAGCCTGCTCGATGTTTTGGGGCAGGACTATATCCTCACGGCGAGGGCCAAAGGACTTGCGCCGCGCTGGGTCGTGCTGCGGCACGCGCTTCGCAATGCGCTCATTCCGGTCGTCACGATGCTTGGGTTGACGTTCGCGCAGCTCTTGGGTGGTGCGGTGCTGACCGAGACGATCTTCGCCCGCGTCGGGATCGGACGGATGTATGTTGAAAGCGTGCTCAACAAGGACTTCACGCTGGTGCAAGGGACGACACTGTTTATCGCTGTGGTTTACGTCGTGATCAACATCCTGATCGACGTGGCGTACGTGTACATCGATCCACGGATTCGCTATGACTGACGTTGCCGTACTCAAGACGTCCAAGGCGCCGCCAAACTCGTGGCGCACGTCGGTACGGCGCTTATTGCGCCGCTTGTCACGCAGTCGTAGCGTCATCATCGGCGCCATCCTCCTGACGATCATTACCGTGCTGTGCGTGCTGGCTCCGGTGCTGTCGAGCTACAACCCAACGTTGATGGCCGCTTCCGAGCGCCTCAAGCCGCCGAGCGAGGTACATCTATTCGGCACCGACGACTTCGGGCGGGACATCTTCACGCGCGTATTATATGGCGGACAGTTGTCGCTCCAAGTCGGGCTGATCTCGGTGGCGATCGCGTGCACGATCGGCACGTTCCTCGGCATTATCGCCGGATACCTCGGCGGGTGGGTCGACGCGCTCATCATGCGTGCGATGGATGTACTGCTGGCGTTCCCGGGTATTTTGCTGGCGCTGGCGATTGTCGCTGTGCTCGGGCGCAGCCTGACCAACGTGATGATCGCCGTGGGTATATCGGCGATACCGCTGTTCACGCGCATCGTGCGCGGCAGCACGCTCACGATCAAACAGCTCGAATACGTCACGGCGGCGCGCGCATTGGGCGCATCGCCGACGCGCATTATGCGCAGCCACGTGCTGCCAAACGTCGTCACGCCGGTCATCGTGGTGGCGACCAACAGCATCGCCGGGGCGATCATCGCGGGGGCGGCGCTCAGCTTTCTCGGCCTCGGCGCACAGTCTCCGACTCCGGAGTGGGGGCTGATGTTGAGCGAAGGACGTGTGTATCTGCGCTCGGCGAGTTGGTTGACGCAGTTCCCCGGCCTTGCCATCATGCTCACCGTGTTGGCAATCAACCTGCTGGGCGACGGCCTGCGCGACGTGCTCGACCCCAAACTAAGGATATAGGTTCATGTTCGAAACCCTGAAGACCCTGTGCGAGCTGCCCGGGCCGGGTGGCCGCGAGGACATCGTACATCGTTGGCTGATGGAACGCTGGCAGCCCCAGCTCGACAGCGCGTGGATGACACCGGTCGGCAATCTGGTCGGGCGCGTCGGCGGGCAGGGGCCGCGTTTGATGCTGATCGGGCATGGCGACGAGATCGGCTACGCCGTGCGCCATATCTCTGATGATGGATTTTTGTTCATCTCGACCGGCCAGCGCGAAGGCAGCGGCAAGCCGGACTTTCGCGGTTCGTATTTCATCCCGCTGGGCCAGCCCGCGTTGGTGGTCAGCCGGCATGGGACGACCGAGGGTGTTTTCGCCACGCTGACTGGTCACATCTTGACGACCGAACAGCGCCAGAAGCTGCAGCTCGACTGGAACGACTTCTGGGTCGACCTGTTCATGGACAGCCGCGAGGCGGTGCTGGACGCCGGAATTCAGGTCGGCGACCGGGTAATCTGGAACCCGCCGACGCGCCGGCACGGATCGTTGTACACCGGCAAGGCGATGGACAATCGTGTGTCGCTGGCCGTGATGGACGAGGTGCTGAACCGGGTCGACCGGAGCCGTCTGCAATACGACTTGTACTACGGATCGACCGTGCAGGAAGAGAGTGGTCTGTACGGCGCGCATTCGATCAACCGCGACGTGAACTGCACATACGCGATTTCGATAGACACCGGCTTGTCCGGGGATGTGCCGGGTGTCGACCGGCGCAACGTCTCCACCCGGCTAGGGGGCGGGCCGATCCTCATCCACAAAGACCTGTACGGTTACAACTTTGCCCTCAACAACCATATCATCGACGCCGCGACCGCGGCCGGCATCGCGCTGCAACATGCCGTATACAGCATCTACGGCACCGACTCGGGCGCGTTGATCCGCGAAGGTGCGGCGGCGTCGGCGGTCGTGGTGCCGACGCGCTATACCCACAGCCCGTTCGAGACCGTCCACGCCGACGACCTTGACGCAACGGTCAATTTGCTGCTTGAGTTTCTGTATCGTCCGCCGCCGGAGGCGTCATGACCGCACCGCTGAACGTTCTGATCGCGTCGTATATCGAGCCAGAACTGGTCGATCAAATCCGCGCACGATTCCCGCAGATCGAGGTCGTGTACCGGCCGGATTTGTTGGGAGCGCCGCGTTACGTCGCCGATCATACGGCGCGGCCCCATCGCACCGACGCGCAGGAAGCCGAATGGCAGGCGCTGTTGGCGAACGCCGATGTGCTGCTCGATTTCGACTTCACGCATCTGGACGACTTGCCGGAACTGGCGCCCAAGCTGAAGTGGATTCAAGCCAGCAGCGCGGGGATCGGCCAGTTCGTCAAGCGTATGAGGTACGCCGAGCGCACGTCGTGGATCTTCACTACGGCCAGCGGGACACATGCGCGGCCACTCGCCGAGTTCGCCCTCATGGCGATGTTGATGTTCGGCAAGGACTATCAATACCTGTTCAGCGAGAAGGCGGCCAAACACTGGGCGCGCTACTGCGGGTTCGAACTACACGGCAAGACGGTGCTGATCGTCGGGCTGGGCAGCATCGGACGCGAGACGGCGCGGCTTGCGAAAGCGTTCGGCATGCGTGTGACCGGCACCCGGCGCGATCTGTCGAAACCGGTTGAGCACGTCGATCGGCTGTTCGCGGTCAGCGACCTGCAAGCCCACCTGCCAGAAGCGGATTTCGTGGTTCTGGCCACGCCGCATACGCCGGAGACCGAGAACCTGCTCAGCGCAGAGGCAATCGCCAAGATGAAACACGGGGCAGTGCTGATCAACGTGGCGCGCGGTGCGGTCGTGGACGAAACCGCGCTGATTGCTGCGCTGCAAAGTGGTCACCTGCTGGGCGCGGCTCTGGATGTATTCGCTGTCGAGCCGCTGCCGGCCGACAACCCGCTGTGGGACATGCCGAACGTGATCATCAGCCCGCACTCCGCCAGCACTGCCGACAGCGAAAACGCCAAGCTGGTCGAGCTGTTTTGCGAGAACATGGATGCGTTTCTGTCCGGCCGGCCGTTGAAGAACGTGTTGGACGTCGACCGGCTGTACTAGGCCAGACCGGGTACGTCGTCGGACTCGGGTTTCCTTTTGACTCGCCGCGTCGTGGTGCGATTCTGGCCACTGACACCTGACGACTGAGAACTCATAGCCGCTTGTCGAAGCAAACGCTTACGGGATCGTCCGCGTATTCGCCGTAGCAGTCGGTCGGCAGATAGCCTTCGCTTTCGTACAGGCGAATGGCCTCCGGCTGAAGCGTGCCGGTTTCGAGGATTACGCGCCTATAGCCGAACTCCCGCGCGAGGCGTTCGAGTTCGCGCAGGATCAGCCGCGAGATTCCGTTACCACGCGCTGCGGGGCGCACGTACATGCGCTTGACTTCGACGGTGTCTGCCGAGTTGAACGGCCGGAGCGCGCCACAGCCGACGGGTTGGCCGTTGCTCCACGCCAAGACGAACGCCGCGCCGGGCGCCACGAAGCCGGACGGATCGGCGGAGGCGGCCCCGCCATCGTCGCCGCCGTAGAGCGCGCCCAGTTCCGCCGACAATTCGCCCATCAGGGTCAGGCACACCGGATGGAACGGGTCTTCACGCGTGATGGAAATGGTCATGGGTGTGGAAGTGTCTTGGCCTTCGATATCGAGCATTATAGGCACGACCCGACTGATGCGCATGTGCCGGCCCGAATGTCTGCTCCGTAAGTCACGATCATCATCGGCGAGAGGGCAGACGCTCATGCAGCTTAACGTCTGACAGCTGAAACCTGACTACTGACGACTTTCCCCTACAGCGCCTGTGCCCACGAGAGGATCGCGTTCAGGCCGGCCGCGATCTCGGACTCCGACGCCGCGATCGTCATGCGCAGGAAGCCTTCGCCGTGGTCACCGTATGCCGAGCCGGGCACGATCGACACGCCGGCCTCGTCCAGCAAGCGCGAGGCGATGGTGTTTGTCGGCATGGCAAGGCGGCGAACGTCGAGGAAGACGTAGAATGCTCCGGCAGGCGGAGACGCCGAGATCGGTGCGGTCGGATGCTCGCTCAGGATCTCGGTGACCAACGCCCGACGTCTCGCATAGGCATCGACCATGGTCTGCACATCGGCGTCGATGGCCGGATTGGTCAGGGCCTCGAGCGCGCCCGCCTGTACGAACGCCGCCACGTTGGTGATCGAATACTGGCTTGCCTTGAGCGCGAGGTCGATCAGGTTGGACGGGGCCGCGAGATAGCCGACACGCCAACCCGTCATGGCGTAAGTCTTGGAGAAGCTGTTGACAAGCAGAGTCCGCGGCCGGGCAACGCCCGAGGCTGACGTATGCGTTCGACCGTCGTACAGCAGATGGTCGTAGACCTCGTCGCTGATGAGGTACAGGTCGTGCTGGTCGGCGAACTGGCCGAGCTGTGCGAGGTATTCGGCTGTCGCGACCCCGCCGGTGGGG of Candidatus Flexicrinis affinis contains these proteins:
- a CDS encoding M42 family peptidase, whose protein sequence is MFETLKTLCELPGPGGREDIVHRWLMERWQPQLDSAWMTPVGNLVGRVGGQGPRLMLIGHGDEIGYAVRHISDDGFLFISTGQREGSGKPDFRGSYFIPLGQPALVVSRHGTTEGVFATLTGHILTTEQRQKLQLDWNDFWVDLFMDSREAVLDAGIQVGDRVIWNPPTRRHGSLYTGKAMDNRVSLAVMDEVLNRVDRSRLQYDLYYGSTVQEESGLYGAHSINRDVNCTYAISIDTGLSGDVPGVDRRNVSTRLGGGPILIHKDLYGYNFALNNHIIDAATAAGIALQHAVYSIYGTDSGALIREGAAASAVVVPTRYTHSPFETVHADDLDATVNLLLEFLYRPPPEAS
- a CDS encoding D-2-hydroxyacid dehydrogenase produces the protein MTAPLNVLIASYIEPELVDQIRARFPQIEVVYRPDLLGAPRYVADHTARPHRTDAQEAEWQALLANADVLLDFDFTHLDDLPELAPKLKWIQASSAGIGQFVKRMRYAERTSWIFTTASGTHARPLAEFALMAMLMFGKDYQYLFSEKAAKHWARYCGFELHGKTVLIVGLGSIGRETARLAKAFGMRVTGTRRDLSKPVEHVDRLFAVSDLQAHLPEADFVVLATPHTPETENLLSAEAIAKMKHGAVLINVARGAVVDETALIAALQSGHLLGAALDVFAVEPLPADNPLWDMPNVIISPHSASTADSENAKLVELFCENMDAFLSGRPLKNVLDVDRLY
- a CDS encoding GNAT family N-acetyltransferase is translated as MTISITREDPFHPVCLTLMGELSAELGALYGGDDGGAASADPSGFVAPGAAFVLAWSNGQPVGCGALRPFNSADTVEVKRMYVRPAARGNGISRLILRELERLAREFGYRRVILETGTLQPEAIRLYESEGYLPTDCYGEYADDPVSVCFDKRL
- a CDS encoding pyridoxal phosphate-dependent aminotransferase codes for the protein MASYNAELAGISESFTIALADKVRQLKAAGRQVIALQTGDPDFATPAPIVEAAHRALLAGQTHYSDSRGLIALRTAIADKIRRHTGSEYDPAGEVLVTHGAIHAYYVALQAILSPGDEVLIPDPAWQTHAQLVRVLHGVPVRVPALAEYGFMPTFEAWMAALSHRTVALVINSPNNPTGGVATAEYLAQLGQFADQHDLYLISDEVYDHLLYDGRTHTSASGVARPRTLLVNSFSKTYAMTGWRVGYLAAPSNLIDLALKASQYSITNVAAFVQAGALEALTNPAIDADVQTMVDAYARRRALVTEILSEHPTAPISASPPAGAFYVFLDVRRLAMPTNTIASRLLDEAGVSIVPGSAYGDHGEGFLRMTIAASESEIAAGLNAILSWAQAL